A portion of the Bacillus thuringiensis genome contains these proteins:
- a CDS encoding DUF2552 family protein — protein sequence MDKQLHTLRNIANERTWASFLNDNHPYSLLHWSIAGVGQEAKDVWLLQDEVTFQTTEFPTLDDAMQWISENMEQVTDVLAQ from the coding sequence ATGGATAAACAATTACATACATTACGAAACATTGCAAATGAGCGCACGTGGGCATCATTTTTGAATGATAATCATCCATATAGTTTGTTACATTGGTCCATTGCAGGTGTAGGGCAAGAGGCAAAGGATGTTTGGTTACTTCAAGATGAAGTAACATTTCAAACGACAGAATTTCCAACGTTAGATGATGCAATGCAATGGATTTCTGAAAATATGGAACAAGTTACAGACGTTTTAGCGCAATAA
- a CDS encoding GrpB family protein: protein MRKIVVVPHENHWIEKFQMEAERLKSAMPETVKMHHIGSTSVPGLAAKPIIDMIMEVENIERVDGWNERFIELGYIVKGENGISRRRYFIHGTEEKRSYHLHVFEKGNPEIVRHLAFRDYMMAHCEEAEAYATLKKELAEKYTYDGTLYTEGKNEFVRNVDEKAKEWRENNVNE, encoded by the coding sequence ATGAGAAAAATTGTCGTTGTTCCGCATGAAAACCATTGGATTGAAAAATTTCAAATGGAGGCTGAAAGATTAAAATCAGCGATGCCAGAAACGGTGAAAATGCATCATATTGGAAGTACGTCAGTGCCCGGACTGGCAGCTAAACCTATTATTGATATGATCATGGAAGTAGAAAATATCGAAAGAGTAGATGGGTGGAATGAACGATTTATAGAGCTTGGTTACATCGTAAAAGGGGAAAATGGTATTTCAAGACGCCGATATTTTATTCATGGAACTGAGGAAAAACGTTCGTATCATTTACACGTGTTTGAAAAAGGAAATCCAGAGATAGTAAGGCATTTAGCGTTTCGTGATTATATGATGGCTCATTGTGAAGAAGCAGAGGCATATGCAACCTTAAAGAAAGAATTAGCCGAAAAGTATACATATGATGGCACGTTATATACGGAAGGGAAAAATGAGTTTGTGCGCAATGTGGATGAAAAAGCGAAAGAATGGAGAGAAAATAACGTGAATGAATGA
- a CDS encoding alpha/beta hydrolase, giving the protein MKRFFAALFTILGAITALGIFFTNKVMYLKKKTEEEVLERETKKHFRIEDFDALHKEEIHIPSQFGYDLHGYYIPAGHSNKFMVFCHGVTVNKINSVKYANLFLKRGYNVLIYDHRRHGKTGGKTTSYGYYEKHDLKSVVDWLKSRFGTNITLGIHGESMGAATILQYAGLVEDGADFYIADCPFSDFHGQLQHRLKVEFHLPKWPLLPLANAFLKVRDGYTIREVSPIDCIKNINNPVLFIHSKDDDYILADMTKALYEAKENNKQLYIAEHGAHACSYNENKEEYEAAIDQFLNTYVKETKNRLA; this is encoded by the coding sequence ATGAAACGTTTTTTTGCAGCATTGTTTACTATACTAGGTGCAATAACTGCCCTTGGGATTTTCTTTACAAATAAAGTGATGTACTTAAAGAAAAAAACAGAGGAAGAAGTACTCGAAAGAGAAACGAAAAAACATTTTCGTATAGAGGATTTTGATGCTCTTCATAAAGAAGAAATTCATATCCCTTCACAATTCGGATACGACCTTCACGGATATTACATTCCTGCTGGTCATTCCAATAAGTTTATGGTTTTTTGCCACGGTGTAACTGTAAATAAAATAAACTCTGTAAAATATGCAAACTTATTCTTAAAAAGGGGATATAATGTCCTCATTTACGATCATCGTCGTCATGGTAAAACTGGCGGAAAAACAACAAGCTATGGATACTATGAAAAGCATGATTTGAAATCCGTAGTTGACTGGCTAAAAAGCCGTTTTGGAACCAATATTACACTTGGTATTCATGGTGAATCTATGGGAGCTGCAACAATTCTTCAATACGCAGGACTTGTAGAAGATGGTGCTGATTTCTATATTGCAGATTGTCCTTTCTCTGATTTTCACGGACAATTACAGCACCGTTTAAAGGTTGAATTCCATTTACCAAAATGGCCTTTATTACCTTTAGCAAACGCATTTTTAAAAGTTCGTGACGGTTATACAATTCGTGAAGTTTCACCAATCGACTGTATAAAAAACATTAACAATCCCGTTCTCTTTATTCATAGTAAAGATGACGACTATATTTTAGCTGATATGACAAAAGCGTTATATGAAGCGAAAGAAAATAATAAGCAACTTTATATTGCAGAACACGGTGCACACGCTTGCTCTTATAACGAAAATAAAGAAGAGTACGAAGCAGCCATCGATCAATTTTTAAACACATATGTGAAAGAAACAAAAAACAGGCTTGCATAA
- a CDS encoding LacI family DNA-binding transcriptional regulator yields the protein MATIRDVAKLAGVSVATVSRVINEKGYVHEDTVKQVKEAIEELRYRPNSAAKPLFKENSTIIALLVDNLCNPSNITLLHCIEEIAYKEGYQIIICNIENKDRYIHMLKQNNIAGVILTRAVFKSIGEIPFPFVVIDEQQSHANYYESGQRAVSLLKEKGCHFLAYFGEGEESEEMEDHIAGFLDAVWDEGISYREECVQGYTNKQFITLLQNNPYIDGIVTSSDQIAIELIRSARFLNIHIPDKLKIVGPNGSIECEWIGSSLPAIESYVKDNGKVAFQQLKGKIKK from the coding sequence GTGGCAACTATACGTGATGTTGCAAAATTGGCAGGTGTTTCAGTCGCAACCGTTTCACGAGTTATTAATGAAAAAGGATACGTTCATGAGGACACAGTAAAACAAGTAAAGGAAGCAATTGAAGAATTACGTTATAGGCCAAACAGTGCAGCGAAGCCACTATTTAAAGAGAATTCAACGATAATTGCATTACTTGTAGATAATTTATGTAACCCATCAAACATCACTTTGCTACATTGTATTGAGGAAATAGCATATAAAGAAGGCTATCAAATCATTATTTGTAATATAGAGAATAAAGATAGATACATACATATGCTGAAGCAAAATAACATTGCAGGTGTTATTTTGACAAGGGCAGTTTTTAAAAGTATAGGAGAAATTCCATTTCCGTTTGTTGTGATTGATGAGCAACAATCACATGCAAATTATTATGAAAGTGGGCAGAGAGCTGTTTCTTTATTAAAAGAGAAAGGGTGTCACTTTCTTGCATATTTCGGTGAGGGAGAAGAAAGTGAAGAAATGGAAGATCATATAGCAGGGTTTTTAGACGCTGTTTGGGATGAAGGAATCTCTTATCGAGAAGAATGTGTACAAGGGTATACAAATAAACAATTTATTACATTATTGCAAAATAATCCGTATATAGATGGAATTGTAACCTCAAGTGATCAGATTGCTATTGAGTTAATTCGGTCAGCGAGATTTCTAAATATACATATACCAGATAAATTAAAAATTGTTGGACCGAATGGGAGCATAGAGTGTGAATGGATAGGCTCATCACTACCGGCAATTGAAAGCTATGTCAAAGATAATGGAAAAGTAGCTTTTCAACAATTAAAAGGAAAAATAAAAAAGTAA
- a CDS encoding aldo/keto reductase, producing MHIPTTTLHNGVKMPMIGLGVYKAKEGNEVKQAVKTALEVGYRSIDTATVYENESGVGEAILESGIPREDIFITTKVWNDDQGYEETLEAFEKSLKKLQMDYVDLYLIHWPVRGKYVDTYRALEKLYEEGKVRAIGVSNFHKHHLELLLPNCKVKPMVNQVELHPMLTQFELRNYCQDEQIQMEAWSPLMRGGEVFQHPIIQAIANKYEKTPAQVILRWDIQSGIVTIPKSVTPSRIKENFTIFDFALTEEEIRQINTLNRDLHVGTNPDKYDTL from the coding sequence GTGCATATTCCAACAACTACACTTCATAATGGCGTGAAAATGCCGATGATTGGTCTAGGCGTATATAAAGCGAAAGAAGGCAACGAAGTAAAACAAGCAGTAAAAACAGCGTTAGAAGTTGGATACCGTTCAATTGATACAGCAACTGTGTATGAAAATGAAAGCGGTGTCGGAGAGGCGATACTTGAATCAGGAATTCCAAGAGAAGATATATTTATTACAACAAAAGTATGGAACGACGATCAAGGATATGAAGAGACACTCGAGGCGTTTGAAAAGAGTTTAAAAAAATTACAAATGGACTATGTAGATTTATATTTAATACATTGGCCGGTAAGAGGGAAGTATGTTGATACGTACCGAGCTTTAGAGAAATTGTATGAAGAAGGTAAAGTGCGTGCGATTGGTGTTTCTAATTTTCATAAACATCATTTAGAACTATTATTACCAAATTGCAAAGTGAAGCCGATGGTAAACCAAGTGGAACTTCATCCGATGTTGACGCAATTTGAATTGCGTAATTATTGTCAAGATGAGCAAATTCAAATGGAAGCATGGAGTCCGTTAATGAGGGGCGGAGAAGTATTCCAGCATCCAATCATTCAGGCTATTGCTAACAAATATGAAAAAACACCTGCACAAGTTATATTAAGGTGGGATATTCAAAGCGGGATTGTTACAATTCCTAAATCTGTTACACCATCTCGTATTAAAGAAAACTTTACTATTTTTGATTTTGCACTAACTGAAGAAGAGATACGTCAAATTAACACGTTGAATCGTGATTTACATGTAGGAACGAATCCTGATAAATATGATACGTTATAA
- a CDS encoding GNAT family N-acetyltransferase, whose product MLHIQKITPAMKETIRMFMCKNWGSSLMVSRGKGHQLEELPGFVALSDDRIIGIITYEVTGNMCEIVSLDSFEERKGIGTKLVDCVLQVAEEERCRQVWLITTNDNMNALRFYQKRNFVMTNLYVNAVEEARKIKKEIPRIGYDNIPILHEIQLEYHLVK is encoded by the coding sequence ATGCTGCATATACAAAAAATTACGCCAGCGATGAAAGAAACAATCCGAATGTTCATGTGTAAGAACTGGGGAAGTTCATTGATGGTTTCACGTGGTAAGGGACATCAGTTAGAAGAGTTGCCAGGATTTGTTGCGCTCTCAGATGACAGAATAATCGGAATTATAACGTATGAAGTGACCGGAAATATGTGTGAAATTGTATCGCTAGATAGCTTTGAAGAAAGAAAAGGAATAGGGACGAAACTTGTAGATTGTGTATTACAAGTTGCAGAAGAAGAGCGGTGCAGACAGGTTTGGCTTATTACAACAAATGATAATATGAATGCGTTACGATTTTACCAAAAACGTAATTTTGTAATGACTAATTTATATGTGAATGCGGTAGAGGAGGCACGAAAAATAAAGAAAGAAATTCCACGTATTGGATATGATAATATCCCAATTTTACATGAAATTCAGTTGGAGTATCATTTAGTCAAATGA
- a CDS encoding alpha/beta fold hydrolase: protein MLFRSYTPQFYNENKQLIPNSIATIESVMINNRKQTLLMRGQNVEQPILLCCHGGPGMAQIGFIRHFQKELEKQFIVINWDQRGAGKSFSMKDFGANFTIEQFVSDAKEVIQYVLKRFNKQKLFLAGHSWGSIIGLNIAHQYPKYIEAYIGIGQIVHMKQNEELLYQHLIHSAKKHNHKKALASLLKLGKPPFLDTRRLIIQRKWLGTFGGAIQNGSSFSFIRKGFFSPEYTLLDWFKFLAGNLKSGVLWEEMLTIDFFSSISSLSIPVYFCSGRYDYQTPYALVQEYCDIIEAPIKKMIWFPNSAHSPDLEEPELFANSLRSIKQELAFQH from the coding sequence ATGCTTTTTCGTAGCTACACCCCTCAGTTCTATAACGAAAACAAACAACTCATTCCTAATAGTATCGCTACGATAGAAAGCGTTATGATAAATAATCGAAAACAAACTCTCCTTATGCGTGGACAAAACGTAGAGCAACCTATTTTATTATGCTGTCACGGCGGACCTGGGATGGCACAAATCGGATTTATTCGCCATTTTCAAAAAGAATTAGAGAAGCAATTTATTGTTATTAATTGGGATCAGCGCGGGGCTGGTAAATCCTTTTCAATGAAAGATTTCGGAGCAAATTTCACAATCGAACAATTCGTTTCCGATGCAAAAGAAGTGATTCAATATGTACTTAAAAGGTTCAACAAACAAAAACTATTTCTCGCTGGTCATTCTTGGGGAAGTATTATTGGGCTTAACATAGCACATCAATATCCAAAGTATATCGAGGCTTACATCGGTATTGGGCAAATTGTACATATGAAACAAAATGAAGAATTGCTATATCAACATTTAATTCATTCTGCAAAAAAACATAATCATAAAAAAGCATTAGCTTCCCTTTTAAAATTAGGCAAACCACCATTTTTAGATACGAGACGTCTCATTATTCAAAGAAAGTGGCTTGGCACATTTGGAGGCGCAATCCAAAACGGATCTTCCTTTTCTTTCATACGAAAAGGTTTCTTTTCTCCTGAGTATACGCTATTAGATTGGTTCAAGTTTCTCGCAGGAAATTTAAAATCTGGCGTTTTATGGGAAGAAATGCTGACAATCGATTTCTTTTCTTCTATCTCAAGTTTATCTATTCCAGTTTATTTTTGTTCTGGTCGCTATGATTATCAAACTCCTTATGCACTCGTTCAGGAATATTGCGATATTATTGAAGCGCCTATAAAAAAGATGATTTGGTTCCCAAATTCAGCACATTCTCCTGATTTAGAAGAACCAGAATTATTCGCCAATTCTTTGCGATCAATTAAACAAGAGCTAGCTTTTCAGCATTAG
- a CDS encoding bifunctional metallophosphatase/5'-nucleotidase, which yields MWKKIIPAVAVLSTITFSSVFAAPPSQNPAEQNRYIDVQMLGINDLHGQLDTVKKINNKEAGGADYLATYLKERKKQNPNTLLVHAGDIVGASPPVSALLQDEPTIEFLNDLKFDVGTIGNHEFDEGIDEMKRLIYGGYHEKTGNFKGANFPYVAANFYNKSTGRLFLPPFTVKMVDGVPVGFIGVVTTDTPNVVMPTMLKNVQITDEVEAINKSTQQLKRLGVKSIVVLAHVGGTTDESGVTNGDLTRIANETDPEVDVIFGGHSHTYVNGTVNNKLIVQANSYGTAFSDVDVTIDRKTKDIVKKKAEVVTTYHEGVEPDKQVKKKLDQYKEKIAPLVNEVVGKSTAPIDRKQNDAGESTLGNLVADAQRQTMQTQIALMNPGGIRNDLDAGDITWGELYGIQPFGNQLIKVDLTGQDIRDILNQQWQKGTTRMLQISGIQYTWDVNKPNGEKVTNIRLTNGEELSPSTTYSVVANAFLASGGDGFVSFKNGKNAETGPNDFEALVDYVKQLKEPIQPVIDGRIQKVN from the coding sequence ATGTGGAAAAAAATTATTCCTGCCGTTGCTGTTTTAAGCACTATTACTTTTTCAAGCGTATTTGCCGCTCCCCCATCTCAGAATCCAGCTGAACAAAACCGCTACATAGACGTACAAATGCTTGGTATTAATGATCTCCATGGACAACTAGATACTGTTAAAAAAATCAATAATAAAGAAGCTGGTGGCGCTGATTACTTAGCTACTTATTTAAAAGAACGTAAAAAACAAAACCCTAATACCCTTCTCGTACATGCTGGTGATATCGTCGGAGCTAGTCCACCAGTTTCAGCATTATTACAAGATGAACCGACGATTGAATTTTTAAATGACTTAAAATTTGATGTTGGTACAATCGGGAACCATGAATTTGATGAAGGCATTGATGAAATGAAACGCCTCATTTACGGTGGATATCATGAAAAAACAGGGAATTTCAAAGGGGCTAACTTCCCCTATGTAGCTGCTAACTTCTATAACAAATCAACTGGCCGCTTATTTTTACCACCATTTACTGTAAAAATGGTAGATGGTGTTCCTGTCGGATTCATTGGTGTTGTTACAACTGATACACCAAATGTTGTTATGCCTACGATGCTTAAAAATGTACAGATTACTGATGAAGTAGAAGCAATTAATAAATCAACACAACAATTAAAACGCCTCGGCGTTAAATCAATCGTCGTTCTTGCTCATGTCGGTGGAACAACCGATGAATCTGGGGTAACAAATGGCGACCTTACTCGAATTGCAAATGAAACAGACCCAGAAGTTGATGTTATTTTCGGTGGACATAGTCATACGTATGTAAATGGTACAGTAAATAATAAACTAATTGTCCAAGCAAATTCATACGGAACGGCTTTCTCAGACGTGGATGTAACAATTGATCGTAAAACAAAGGATATTGTAAAGAAAAAAGCTGAAGTTGTTACAACGTATCATGAAGGTGTAGAACCTGATAAACAAGTAAAGAAAAAACTAGATCAATATAAAGAAAAAATCGCACCACTTGTAAATGAAGTGGTCGGAAAATCTACAGCACCTATCGACCGTAAACAAAATGATGCTGGTGAGTCCACTCTTGGAAATTTAGTTGCCGATGCTCAGCGTCAAACGATGCAAACTCAAATCGCCCTCATGAATCCTGGTGGCATTCGTAATGACTTAGATGCTGGTGATATTACGTGGGGTGAGTTATACGGCATTCAACCTTTTGGAAATCAATTGATTAAAGTAGATTTAACAGGTCAAGACATTCGCGATATTTTAAATCAGCAATGGCAAAAAGGAACAACAAGAATGCTTCAAATTTCAGGTATTCAATATACGTGGGATGTAAATAAACCAAACGGTGAAAAAGTTACAAATATACGTTTAACAAACGGAGAAGAATTATCTCCATCTACAACGTATAGCGTAGTTGCAAATGCCTTCTTAGCTTCTGGCGGTGACGGATTCGTATCATTTAAAAATGGTAAAAATGCAGAAACTGGTCCAAACGACTTTGAAGCGTTAGTCGATTACGTAAAACAATTAAAAGAACCAATTCAGCCAGTTATTGATGGAAGAATTCAAAAAGTAAATTAA
- a CDS encoding ribbon-helix-helix domain-containing protein, translating into MTIGEIIDGLNRRESIAIIAKRLEISPYTLSKKLRLIGYEYDGEQKKRIFVGDGEEPRHLQLQEATALQYEKTDYQLLIYEQLQSIYELLRKRDEVIAPIMSKSTEKKRRTFSINTEILARLDLISESKGIQKSKLVEEALQQFLQQYEVDKTSHFDN; encoded by the coding sequence GTGACGATTGGAGAAATTATAGATGGTTTAAATAGACGTGAATCCATCGCTATTATAGCAAAACGTCTTGAAATAAGCCCGTATACATTATCGAAGAAATTAAGATTGATTGGATATGAATATGATGGAGAGCAGAAGAAACGTATTTTTGTAGGAGATGGAGAAGAACCACGTCACTTACAACTCCAAGAAGCGACCGCCCTTCAATATGAGAAAACAGATTATCAATTATTAATTTACGAGCAATTACAAAGCATTTATGAGTTACTAAGAAAAAGAGACGAAGTAATTGCACCAATTATGAGTAAGAGTACAGAGAAAAAGAGACGAACCTTTTCTATTAATACAGAAATATTAGCAAGATTGGACCTTATATCAGAATCGAAAGGAATTCAAAAGTCTAAACTTGTAGAAGAGGCGTTGCAACAATTTTTACAGCAATATGAAGTTGATAAAACATCACATTTTGATAACTAA
- a CDS encoding aldo/keto reductase, which produces MKKRQLGNSDLFVTEMGLGCMSLGTSETEAMRIIDEAIDLGINFFDTADLYDYGLNEEFVGKALKGKRDQIVLSTKVGNRWTEEKNGWSWDPSKAYIKTEVKESLRRLQTDYIDLYQLHGGTNEDPIDETIEAFEELKKEGIIRHYGISSIRPNVVREYAKRSNIVSVLMEYSLLNRRPEEWFPLLNEHQISVIARGPLAKGILTDNNARKVERVKEKDYLSYSYDELHTTLASVKETIGESSLTGTAIQYCLHNKTVAAVIPGASSLQQLQENIRASQQLPLTKEEYVQLQKIVKYDTYALHR; this is translated from the coding sequence ATGAAAAAACGTCAATTAGGAAACTCAGATTTGTTTGTTACAGAAATGGGCCTTGGCTGTATGTCTCTCGGTACATCTGAAACAGAAGCTATGCGTATTATCGATGAAGCGATCGATTTAGGAATTAATTTTTTTGATACAGCAGATTTATATGATTACGGATTAAATGAAGAATTTGTTGGAAAAGCCTTGAAGGGGAAAAGAGACCAAATTGTTCTTTCAACGAAGGTTGGAAATCGTTGGACAGAAGAAAAAAATGGCTGGTCTTGGGATCCTTCTAAAGCTTACATAAAAACTGAAGTAAAGGAAAGTTTACGTAGACTTCAAACTGATTATATTGATCTTTACCAACTTCATGGCGGAACGAATGAAGACCCAATCGATGAAACAATTGAAGCTTTTGAAGAATTGAAAAAAGAAGGTATTATTCGCCATTACGGTATTTCTTCTATACGCCCAAATGTCGTTCGTGAGTATGCAAAACGCTCAAACATCGTTAGTGTACTAATGGAATATAGCCTTTTAAATCGTCGTCCAGAAGAATGGTTCCCCCTTCTGAATGAACACCAAATTAGTGTCATTGCTCGCGGGCCACTTGCAAAAGGAATTTTAACTGACAACAATGCAAGAAAAGTAGAAAGAGTAAAGGAAAAGGATTATCTCTCTTATTCTTACGATGAATTACATACAACTCTAGCGAGTGTAAAAGAAACGATTGGAGAAAGCTCTTTAACAGGAACAGCTATTCAATATTGCTTACATAATAAGACTGTTGCAGCTGTTATACCTGGTGCAAGCTCGCTTCAACAATTGCAGGAAAATATACGAGCTAGCCAACAGTTACCTTTAACTAAAGAAGAATACGTACAACTTCAAAAGATTGTTAAATATGACACATATGCTTTGCATCGTTAA
- a CDS encoding YqkE family protein, translating to MKKKKQRQMQRQSQVNQPKKETLTLGDQLNDSLMQQLKSKKKELQVREEEKEAAELERKRQEQKEREKNKSFEELLSESNLTWKDFK from the coding sequence ATGAAGAAAAAGAAACAAAGACAAATGCAAAGACAATCGCAAGTGAATCAACCAAAGAAAGAAACACTTACATTAGGCGATCAATTAAATGATTCACTCATGCAACAATTAAAGAGTAAGAAGAAAGAGTTGCAAGTGAGAGAAGAGGAAAAAGAGGCAGCTGAACTGGAAAGAAAGCGCCAAGAACAAAAAGAACGTGAAAAAAATAAATCATTTGAAGAACTGCTAAGTGAAAGTAACCTTACTTGGAAAGACTTTAAATAA
- a CDS encoding Na+/H+ antiporter family protein gives MNAVLVAVAIMLLLSLLRVQVIVAIIVGALTGGIIGGLGISETINTFTTGLGNSAPIALSYAMLGGFAISLSKTGLPDAMIQTALKWIGNEQDTKKQVYSKILILFIILTMACFSQNVIPVHIAFIPILIPALLKVLNELKVDRRLVTCIITFGLITPYMWIPAGFGKIYHDVLQTNAAQSGLTFDVTLIPKAMTIPAIGMIIGLCVAVFITYRKPRTYETEQIHTTENEIVPYTKRSITFGLLSIIATLTVQLTTESMIFGALAGIIVLSVSGSLPLKEADAILTSGMRMMSFIGFVMIAAAGFGAVLRKTGHVESLVQTSAHIIGNNKPLAAFLMLVIGLLVTMGIGSSFSTIPILTTIFVPLCIQLGFSPMATIAIIGTAGALGDAGSPASDSTLGPTSGLNADGQHHHIWDTCVPTFLHYNIPLLIFGFIAAITL, from the coding sequence ATGAACGCTGTACTCGTCGCAGTAGCAATTATGCTATTGCTTAGTTTGTTACGTGTCCAGGTCATTGTCGCCATCATTGTTGGAGCTTTAACAGGCGGAATTATCGGCGGACTCGGTATTTCAGAAACGATTAACACTTTTACAACTGGTCTTGGAAACAGTGCTCCAATCGCTTTAAGTTATGCGATGCTTGGTGGTTTCGCTATTTCCCTTTCCAAAACAGGACTTCCAGATGCTATGATTCAAACTGCATTAAAATGGATTGGCAATGAACAAGACACGAAAAAACAAGTTTATTCTAAAATACTTATTTTATTCATTATTTTAACGATGGCTTGTTTCTCACAAAATGTGATTCCTGTTCACATTGCTTTCATCCCCATCTTAATTCCAGCACTTTTAAAAGTATTAAATGAGCTGAAAGTGGATCGCAGACTTGTCACATGTATTATTACATTTGGATTGATTACTCCTTATATGTGGATCCCTGCAGGATTCGGAAAAATTTATCATGACGTATTACAAACCAACGCTGCGCAAAGCGGCCTTACATTTGATGTCACACTTATTCCAAAAGCAATGACTATTCCAGCAATTGGTATGATTATTGGATTATGTGTAGCGGTATTCATTACGTACCGAAAACCTCGTACGTATGAAACAGAACAAATTCATACTACCGAAAATGAAATCGTTCCCTATACAAAACGTAGCATTACTTTCGGGTTATTATCTATCATTGCTACATTAACTGTTCAATTAACAACAGAATCAATGATTTTCGGTGCTTTAGCAGGTATTATCGTCTTATCAGTTAGTGGCAGTCTACCACTTAAAGAAGCAGATGCGATATTAACAAGCGGAATGCGTATGATGTCCTTTATTGGCTTTGTTATGATTGCTGCCGCTGGATTCGGCGCTGTCCTTCGAAAAACAGGACATGTTGAATCACTGGTGCAAACGAGTGCACATATAATTGGAAATAACAAACCACTCGCTGCATTTCTTATGCTCGTTATTGGACTTCTCGTTACGATGGGAATTGGTTCATCCTTTTCAACCATCCCTATCTTAACAACCATTTTTGTACCTCTTTGCATTCAGCTTGGATTTAGTCCAATGGCCACAATTGCAATTATCGGTACAGCCGGAGCACTAGGTGACGCAGGATCTCCAGCATCAGATAGTACCCTTGGACCAACATCCGGTTTAAATGCTGATGGTCAGCACCATCATATATGGGATACATGTGTACCCACTTTTCTACATTACAATATACCGTTACTTATATTTGGCTTTATTGCCGCAATTACATTATAA